AGGCCACAGAGAGGGACGTCAGCTCATACCAGCCTCAGGATTTCCTGCTGTGTGAGGGCAGCGAGCCAGCGCAGATCGGAGACACGGTTTACTACAGCCTGCACAGCCCCAAGCTCCCAGGGAGGATGCTTGGTTTAAGGGTAATGTTACAGCCCTTTAATACACTCCACATAGTTCTGTGTATGCATGATGTCCGAATGTTCTGTTGTTGTATGCTATATGCACTTGGGGGTCAAATTGTAATTGAAATTGTGTGCAAAACAACGTGGTATGCAGATTGCACACAGCAACCAGTACTGCAAACTTGATCTTCATCAAGATTGACAATTGTTGCACTGACTTGCGGTAGCAGAAACACTTCCTCCAAACTGTCATCAGGTGTCACAACTGCGACAGGAAGGCCagagtagattttttttattaacattttgtgtgtttctcgATTATGACTATAGTTGAATGCttgtgtctgttttctgtctttctgcgCAGGTACACAAACAGACTGATGAAGCTTCCTCAGCTCCCACAAAACACCAGTCATTGCATGTCAATGTGCAAGATGTTATTGCTCATTTCCAAGCAAGCAACAACCCAAGGAATGATTCCAGCGCATTTAAAACTCAAGATCCCTCTCGTCCTTTTAGGCCAAACTGCACTGTTGCTAAACCACCAGGTGGAGGCAGCACTGAGCATGCCACAGCTCATGGGAACATCAATCTGCTCTCAGCTCAGTCATTCCTCCAGAAAGGACTTCTAGTGAGTGTTGAGAGAGACCTGCCAAATGCCACTCTAGAGGACTTTGTCCAGGATAACAGCTCGCTCCAGAGCACAGATTGTTCGGATTATGACAGACAGGTATGTACTCTGTTGGTACAGATATTAATGGGCACACAACATCTGTACACCAGTGCGATTGCAGCTGAGCTCAGACCTCAGAGGATCTTTTTAGTGTGGCCCAACAGAGAGAATGAAAAGGGAGACAACAAGCTAGAACAGGATGCTCCTGAAATAAAGAGAGGTTGCAAAAGCAGCATATGGAAAGACAAAATGGAATGGGGAAAGACAGAGAATAAAGGAAAGATCCAGATGTTATGGAGGACACACCGCTCCCCTCGCGTTGTGTTAACTCCGCTAACATCTGCTCTGTCTGATCCTCACTCCCTCACCGAAATCAAATTCCAGATTGGAGTCCTAATTCAATACTGTCTCAACTCACAAGAGAGCCTGACACCTCTGGACTCAGTTCCAACAGTGTCCAAGTCCTCGTACCGAAGGGGGCTTCTTTATCTGGCCTCTCTGCTCCAGAGTGAGAGCAGCGGGCCACAGATGGCGGACATGGTGGCCATGCTTCAGGCGCTTCTCTGGGGGCCACATGTCTCCCTCTTCAATCACAGAGGCTCAATGACCACCGCTGCACACAACTGGCTGACAATCAAGCGAGCCCTGCTGGTGATGAAGTTGGCGGAGAGAGGGCTGATCCAGGATCAGTCTGCTCTGGATTGGGAGGACTGTATGTGCCTGCAATACCTGTCATTCACAGACCCTAAGACAGTTATGAGCGTGACCAGTCAGCTGTGGCTCACTCTGAATATGGACAGTCCATCTTGAAATGAAACTATTCTTTTGAGGACTCATTGATAGTTGTAGTCCAACATAGTCAGTCACTGTCAGTCTGTATTATGCACAGTGGTAAAAAATACACTAACATTGGGCTAAAAGGCATTTACCATCCTTTTATACATTCATATACTGCTCTTCATCATgtaaaattaatcaaataaaatgttgcacTTTGAACACATGTTGTTGTAATATTAATCATTAAGGGCcctataaatgtattttctcaatCACCTAATTACCTTAAGTGAtgattgtaaataaaaaaactgtgt
This sequence is a window from Etheostoma cragini isolate CJK2018 chromosome 9, CSU_Ecrag_1.0, whole genome shotgun sequence. Protein-coding genes within it:
- the peak3 gene encoding inactive tyrosine-protein kinase PEAK1, coding for MASGPGSRAEEQPPALPVKQHRSHSSRCSSVGSDCVTLSPVGLQNYTYSDVFPEPTDCHAAQCPIHQRYDPSQHQTRFFSDGTPPAVPKKKLARTLSLPGTNGPQNSPLSPLSSLSPLQRHPQNFDNPLYMLAHIHDPIHGEFKSVRGSPVPLPSFSQLSFDTPDENLPFLFSGLEDQRVVSQGIQHRHLLFLRSMARSVEAGVLLQREATERDVSSYQPQDFLLCEGSEPAQIGDTVYYSLHSPKLPGRMLGLRVHKQTDEASSAPTKHQSLHVNVQDVIAHFQASNNPRNDSSAFKTQDPSRPFRPNCTVAKPPGGGSTEHATAHGNINLLSAQSFLQKGLLVSVERDLPNATLEDFVQDNSSLQSTDCSDYDRQVCTLLVQILMGTQHLYTSAIAAELRPQRIFLVWPNRENEKGDNKLEQDAPEIKRGCKSSIWKDKMEWGKTENKGKIQMLWRTHRSPRVVLTPLTSALSDPHSLTEIKFQIGVLIQYCLNSQESLTPLDSVPTVSKSSYRRGLLYLASLLQSESSGPQMADMVAMLQALLWGPHVSLFNHRGSMTTAAHNWLTIKRALLVMKLAERGLIQDQSALDWEDCMCLQYLSFTDPKTVMSVTSQLWLTLNMDSPS